A stretch of DNA from Clostridia bacterium:
CCCCAACGTTGCAAGGGAAAGGGAGCTCAAGCAAATCCAAAGCAGACTTGTGAAAATTACAAAAAAGATTGGACACGAGAATTTCGGTCTTGTCATTTCGGCTTCTGGACAATTCGAGCTTGCCAGGCAACTGGGAATTGACAGGGTAAGAGTCAACTATAGCTTCAACGTATTCAATTCTGTGTCTGCAAGCCATTTATACCGTGACGGTGCAGAAGCTGTAGGGTTGTCGCCTGAGTTGAACCTGCCCCAGATACGAACAATAAGCTCTGCCTGTAAGTTCCCCCTGGAGGCTGTGGTGTACGGATATATGCCGGTTATGACCACGGAATACTGTCCCGTATCTATACAGCAAGGAGGCAGCTGCAGCGATGCGGGAGGTTGCATTAACTCTGATTATGGTATAATAGACGAGAAGGGCAAGATATTCAGAATAATCAAGCTTGGCTCCTGCAGGACACAACTTCTGAATTCCAATGCTCTACTTTTAGCAGAGGAGTTGGGAGACGTACTAGGCAGCGGCTTAACGAAGCTGAGGGCTGATTTTTATTTTGAAAGTCCCGATGAGATAAGTAATATTATGAAGTTGTTCAGAAACTATAAGAATATTGATGAAAACGACAGATTGATTATAGAGAAAATAAAAGACAAGGGATTTACAAAAGGGCATTTTTATAGGGGTGTTGATTGATAAGGAGGGGTTAATGATGGAAAGCAGTGTTAGAGTGTTGCTGGTTGAAGATGAAGAAAAGATGAGAGAGCTAATAAAGATATCTTTCAAAAAAGAAAATTTTGAAACAATAGAGGCTATTGACGGTAAGCAAGGATTGAATCTTTTCAAGACCAATCAGGTGGACATTGTGATACTGGATATCATGCTTCCTGAAATTGATGGCTGGACTGTGTGCAGGGAAATAAGAAGAATGTCTAATATTCCTATAATACTCCTGACTGCAAGAGGTGAGGAATTCGACAAGCTCTTTGGCTTTGAGCTGGGTGCTGACGATTATATAGTCAAACCCTTCAGTCCTAAAGAGCTGATAGCAAGGGTGAAAGCCTTACTCAGAAGGTCGGAGATAAAGAGCAGCGACTCGGCTTCTTATTTTCAAGTTGGAGATATTATGATCAACAGGCTTTCAAGAGAAGTAACGGTCAATGAAAAGCAGATCATTCTTACTAATAAGGAATATGAATTACTGTATTTCTTAGCCACCAACCCCAAGATCGTTTTTACCAGAGAGCAGCTGCTTCTGAAGGTTTGGGGTTATGAGCAGTACGGAGATCCCAGAACAGTGGACACTCATGTCAAGAAGCTGAGGGAGAAGCTTGGTGATTATAGCAGCTATATAAGCACCATGTGGGGGGTTGGATATAAGCTAGAGGTGCCAAAATGAGAAGCTATGGGATTTCCTTTAAGCTGTGGGCTGCAATTATTGCTATGACAATGGCACTTCT
This window harbors:
- a CDS encoding response regulator transcription factor, yielding MMESSVRVLLVEDEEKMRELIKISFKKENFETIEAIDGKQGLNLFKTNQVDIVILDIMLPEIDGWTVCREIRRMSNIPIILLTARGEEFDKLFGFELGADDYIVKPFSPKELIARVKALLRRSEIKSSDSASYFQVGDIMINRLSREVTVNEKQIILTNKEYELLYFLATNPKIVFTREQLLLKVWGYEQYGDPRTVDTHVKKLREKLGDYSSYISTMWGVGYKLEVPK